In a single window of the Delftia tsuruhatensis genome:
- a CDS encoding branched-chain amino acid ABC transporter permease: MKSKTLVQRIAPWGYGLLLLGLLAAPLLGAYPVFVMKLMCFALFASAFNLLLGYTGLLSFGHAAFLGGAAYVTGYAIKGWGLTPELAMLAGTAGGALLGLIFGWLAIRRQGIYFSMITLALAQMLFFVCLQAPFTGGEDGLQGVPRGKLFGLVDLSSDLTMYYVTLAIVALAFLLIVRTIHSPFGQVLKAIKENEPRATSLGYDVARFKLLAFVISAALTGLAGSLKTVVLGFATLSDVHWTTSGHVILMTLMGGLGTLSGPILGSAVVVMLENKIGEFGSFLQRITGVEWFSTLGESVTIVTGLIFVVCVLLFRKGIMGELIAWLQKKRSP, translated from the coding sequence ATGAAATCCAAGACGCTTGTTCAACGCATCGCCCCCTGGGGCTACGGCCTGCTGCTGCTGGGCCTGCTGGCCGCCCCCTTGCTGGGCGCCTATCCGGTGTTCGTGATGAAGCTGATGTGCTTCGCACTTTTCGCCTCGGCCTTCAACCTGCTGCTGGGCTACACGGGCCTGCTGTCTTTCGGCCATGCGGCCTTCCTGGGTGGCGCGGCCTACGTGACGGGCTATGCCATCAAGGGCTGGGGGCTGACGCCCGAGCTGGCCATGCTGGCCGGCACGGCCGGCGGCGCGCTGCTGGGGTTGATCTTCGGCTGGCTGGCCATCCGCCGCCAGGGCATCTATTTTTCGATGATCACGCTGGCCCTGGCCCAGATGCTGTTCTTCGTCTGCCTGCAGGCCCCGTTCACGGGCGGCGAGGACGGGTTGCAGGGCGTGCCGCGCGGCAAGCTGTTCGGCCTCGTCGACCTGAGCAGCGACCTGACCATGTACTACGTCACGCTGGCCATCGTGGCCCTGGCCTTCCTGCTGATCGTGCGCACCATCCATTCACCCTTCGGCCAGGTGCTCAAGGCCATCAAGGAGAACGAGCCGCGCGCGACCTCGCTGGGCTACGACGTGGCCCGCTTCAAGCTGCTGGCCTTCGTGATCTCGGCCGCGCTCACCGGCCTGGCCGGCTCGCTCAAGACCGTGGTGCTGGGCTTCGCCACGCTGTCGGACGTGCACTGGACCACCTCGGGCCACGTGATCCTGATGACGCTGATGGGCGGCCTGGGCACGCTGTCCGGTCCCATCCTGGGCTCGGCCGTGGTGGTCATGCTGGAGAACAAGATCGGCGAGTTCGGCAGCTTCCTGCAGCGCATCACGGGGGTGGAATGGTTCTCCACGCTGGGCGAGTCGGTGACCATCGTCACGGGCCTGATCTTCGTGGTCTGCGTGCTGCTGTTCCGCAAGGGCATCATGGGCGAGCTGATCGCCTGGCTGCAGAAAAAGCGCAGCCCCTGA
- a CDS encoding type II toxin-antitoxin system RelE/ParE family toxin, whose translation MKAKAIIPREQANRDVDEALAYYLDQEAESAALGFIDALERAYTHLSRHPATGSLRHAHELHLPGLRAWQLTRYPYIVFYVEHPHHVDVWRVLHGQRDIPAWMQPGNE comes from the coding sequence GTGAAAGCCAAGGCAATCATCCCGCGCGAGCAGGCCAACCGGGATGTCGATGAGGCCCTCGCCTACTACCTGGACCAGGAGGCCGAATCCGCTGCGCTGGGGTTCATCGATGCGCTGGAGAGGGCATATACCCACCTCAGCCGCCACCCGGCCACAGGCTCGCTGCGGCATGCCCACGAACTGCACCTGCCCGGTTTGCGCGCCTGGCAGCTGACACGTTACCCCTACATCGTCTTCTACGTAGAGCATCCTCACCACGTCGATGTCTGGCGTGTGCTGCACGGTCAGCGCGACATTCCAGCGTGGATGCAGCCCGGCAACGAATGA
- a CDS encoding type II toxin-antitoxin system ParD family antitoxin produces MSTMNISLPDSLKSFVDEQVSQRGYGTSSEYVRELIRKDQERLQLRSLLLAGAGSAPAALADAGYFDGLRSRVRQDSKSGVKT; encoded by the coding sequence ATGAGCACCATGAACATCTCTCTTCCGGACAGCCTCAAGTCCTTCGTGGATGAGCAGGTCAGCCAGCGTGGCTACGGCACGAGCAGCGAGTACGTACGCGAGTTGATCCGCAAGGATCAGGAGCGTCTGCAATTGCGCAGCCTGCTGTTGGCCGGGGCAGGCTCGGCACCGGCTGCCTTGGCAGATGCTGGCTATTTCGATGGTCTGCGCAGCCGGGTGCGGCAGGATTCCAAGTCTGGCGTCAAGACGTGA
- a CDS encoding carotenoid 1,2-hydratase, protein MPMLPRRRLLGLAAAMGAAAAGMPALALPPRALAFARDHGSHPDLRTEWWYITGQARAAGQAWGFQVTFFRSRVDAAQSLRSAFAARQLLFAHAALCDVQAGRLHHDQRIARAGFGLAEAGEADTDVRLQDWSLARSDTDAGERYDTRIRGAGFALELRFETADPPLLQGLAGLSRKGPDPGQASYYYSRPQLRVGGSLELAGRRMEIEAAREPGDNRAWLDHEWSQALMHPDAVGWDWIGMNLFDGRALTAFRLRRADGSALWAGGSLRGADGTVQVFAADVVQFTPLRQWRSPASGASYPVQWQVDTPAGRFTVHALVDAQELDSSASTGAIYWEGLCSLQSRHNPVGQGYLEMTGYARPLQL, encoded by the coding sequence ATGCCCATGCTGCCCCGACGCCGCCTGCTGGGCCTGGCTGCCGCCATGGGCGCCGCGGCGGCCGGCATGCCCGCCCTGGCCCTGCCGCCCCGCGCGCTGGCCTTTGCGCGCGACCATGGCAGCCATCCGGATCTGCGCACCGAATGGTGGTACATCACCGGCCAGGCACGCGCCGCGGGCCAGGCCTGGGGTTTTCAGGTCACGTTCTTCCGCTCGCGCGTGGATGCGGCGCAGTCGCTGCGCTCGGCCTTCGCGGCGCGCCAGCTGCTGTTCGCGCATGCGGCGCTGTGTGACGTGCAGGCAGGGCGGCTGCACCACGACCAGCGCATCGCGCGTGCAGGCTTCGGCCTGGCCGAGGCGGGCGAAGCCGATACCGATGTGCGGCTGCAGGACTGGTCCCTGGCCCGGTCGGACACGGATGCCGGCGAGCGCTACGACACCCGCATCCGGGGTGCCGGCTTCGCGCTGGAACTGCGCTTCGAGACCGCCGATCCGCCCTTGCTCCAGGGCCTGGCCGGCCTGTCGCGCAAGGGCCCCGACCCCGGCCAGGCCAGCTACTACTACAGCCGCCCGCAACTGCGCGTGGGCGGCAGCCTGGAACTGGCGGGCCGGCGCATGGAGATCGAAGCCGCGCGCGAGCCTGGCGACAACCGTGCCTGGCTGGACCATGAATGGAGCCAGGCCCTGATGCACCCCGATGCCGTGGGCTGGGACTGGATAGGCATGAACCTGTTCGACGGCCGCGCGCTCACGGCCTTTCGCCTGCGCCGTGCCGATGGCAGCGCGCTGTGGGCCGGTGGTTCCCTGCGCGGGGCCGATGGCACCGTGCAGGTTTTCGCCGCCGACGTCGTGCAATTCACACCGCTGCGCCAGTGGCGCAGCCCCGCCAGCGGTGCGAGCTACCCCGTGCAATGGCAGGTGGACACACCCGCCGGCCGCTTCACGGTCCATGCCCTGGTGGACGCCCAGGAACTGGACAGCAGCGCCTCCACAGGCGCCATCTACTGGGAAGGCCTGTGCAGCCTGCAAAGCCGGCACAACCCTGTGGGCCAGGGTTATCTGGAAATGACGGGCTACGCCCGGCCGCTGCAGCTGTGA
- a CDS encoding PLP-dependent cysteine synthase family protein — translation MAAMPHTHSPWLHEAINRIEADYQRSADTHLIPLPLPGYAAQGIDLYLKDESTHPTGSLKHRLARSLFLYALCNGWVREGSTIVEASSGSTAVSEAYFARLLGLPFVAVMPRGTSAEKIAQIEFHGGRCHLVDSAAQVYDEARSVAVQTDGHYMDQFTYAERATDWRGNNNIAESMFTQMRRERHAVPRWIVVGAGTGGTSATIGRYVRYQRHATQVCVADPEGSVFAAYHRTGDETLTAPGSRIEGIGRPRVEPSFVRTLVDRMEEVADCDSLAAMRSLSALLGRRVGPSTGTNYVAMLRLAHGMRERGEQGSILSLLCDAGERYLPTYHDPDWVMQRIGDCSAAQARIVQLQG, via the coding sequence ATGGCTGCCATGCCGCACACCCACTCCCCCTGGCTGCACGAGGCGATCAACCGCATCGAGGCCGACTACCAGCGCAGCGCCGACACCCACCTGATCCCGCTGCCCCTGCCCGGCTACGCCGCCCAGGGCATCGACCTGTACCTCAAGGACGAATCGACCCATCCCACGGGCAGCCTCAAGCACCGGCTGGCACGCTCGCTGTTCCTCTACGCGCTGTGCAACGGATGGGTGCGCGAGGGCTCGACCATCGTCGAGGCCTCCAGCGGATCCACCGCCGTGAGCGAAGCCTATTTCGCGCGCCTGCTCGGCCTGCCCTTCGTGGCCGTGATGCCGCGCGGCACCTCGGCCGAGAAGATCGCGCAGATCGAATTCCATGGCGGGCGTTGCCATCTGGTGGACAGCGCTGCCCAGGTCTATGACGAGGCCCGCAGCGTGGCCGTCCAGACCGACGGCCACTACATGGACCAGTTCACCTACGCCGAGCGCGCCACGGACTGGCGCGGCAACAACAACATCGCCGAAAGCATGTTCACGCAGATGCGGCGCGAGCGCCATGCCGTGCCACGCTGGATCGTGGTGGGAGCGGGCACGGGCGGCACCAGCGCCACCATCGGCCGCTATGTGCGCTACCAGCGCCATGCCACCCAGGTCTGCGTGGCCGATCCCGAGGGTTCGGTGTTCGCCGCCTACCACCGCACGGGCGACGAGACGCTCACGGCGCCGGGCTCGCGCATCGAGGGCATAGGCCGTCCGCGCGTGGAGCCCAGCTTCGTGCGCACGCTGGTGGACCGCATGGAGGAAGTGGCGGACTGCGACTCCCTGGCGGCCATGCGCAGCCTGTCGGCGCTGCTGGGCCGGCGCGTGGGGCCCTCCACCGGTACCAACTACGTGGCCATGCTGAGGCTGGCCCATGGAATGCGCGAGCGTGGCGAGCAGGGCTCCATCCTCTCGCTGCTGTGCGATGCCGGCGAGCGCTACCTGCCCACCTACCATGACCCCGACTGGGTGATGCAGCGCATCGGCGACTGCTCGGCCGCCCAGGCACGGATCGTGCAATTGCAGGGCTGA
- a CDS encoding ABC transporter permease, whose product MLALLRTFSWQELRQHPWRTATALVAIMLGVALGFAVHVINQSALDEFSRAVRTVNGQPDLELRAMQGALPEALYGQVAQQPQVGLAAPWIEATALATGTGQATAPIQLRVLGGDALRLASVAPALMPRLFEGGGRLDLFAPDAVFLNAAALEALGLTPGQARQAPLPWQLAGRMQTLRIAGTVAASGPPLAVMDIGALQDSLGRWGQVDRIDVLLAEGATRESLLAGLRRLPDWPAQALASRPGDDQQRIAEMSRAYRVNLTVLALVALFTGAFLVFSVLALSVAQRAPQFALLAVLGLTPRQRLGLVLIESLLLGIAGSAAGIALGAGLAWLALHLLGGDLGGGYFAGVQPALQWSAGAALTFGLLGVAATVAGGWWPARQAMELPPAATLKGQGAGGERAARGLPALLLIAASVALAFLPPVGGIPLAAYAAVALLLLGGMAALPWLLGQWLRLVPRSLLGRPLALLPVERARRMRRSTTVAVGGVVASLSLAVALTVMVASFRDSMVAWLDAVLPAPLYLRMAGGAGRADAAQLPTDLAARIAALPGVQRAQPMRSTSLWLNPERPAVSLLLRPLHGPQGQQLPWVQGPVPVPPGDTAVYVSEAVAQLYGVRTGQAWPLLAQALQADSDRIVVAGIWRDYVRQYGAIAMDWEDYGALATEGPTTPGPTEIAIWPLHDGPDAVQQLRPRIEALMAVPGAARALEFASSGALRERSLRIFDRSFAVTYWLQAVAIAIGLFGIAASFSAQVLARRKEFGLLAHLGLRRRDILAVVAGEGMAWTLAGAIAGTLLGLGVAVILVHVVNPQSFHWTMELSLPWPRLAALAASVVAAGTLTAWLAGRAAAGRSAVLAVKEDW is encoded by the coding sequence ATGCTCGCCCTGCTGCGTACCTTCTCCTGGCAGGAGCTGCGCCAGCACCCCTGGCGCACGGCCACGGCCCTGGTGGCCATCATGCTGGGCGTGGCCCTGGGCTTCGCCGTGCATGTGATCAACCAGTCGGCGCTGGACGAGTTCTCGCGTGCCGTGCGCACGGTCAACGGCCAGCCGGACCTGGAACTGCGCGCCATGCAAGGCGCCCTGCCCGAGGCCTTGTACGGTCAGGTCGCGCAGCAGCCCCAGGTCGGCCTGGCCGCCCCCTGGATCGAGGCCACGGCCCTGGCCACGGGTACCGGCCAGGCCACCGCCCCCATCCAGTTGCGCGTGCTGGGCGGCGACGCCTTGCGGCTGGCCTCCGTGGCGCCGGCGCTCATGCCCCGGCTGTTCGAAGGCGGGGGCCGGCTGGACCTGTTCGCGCCGGATGCCGTCTTCCTCAACGCGGCCGCGCTGGAGGCCCTGGGGCTGACGCCCGGACAGGCTCGGCAGGCGCCCCTGCCCTGGCAACTGGCCGGCCGCATGCAGACCCTGCGCATCGCGGGCACGGTGGCCGCATCCGGCCCGCCGCTGGCCGTGATGGACATAGGCGCCTTGCAGGACAGCCTGGGCCGCTGGGGCCAGGTGGACCGCATCGACGTGCTGCTGGCCGAAGGCGCCACGCGCGAATCCCTGCTGGCCGGGCTGCGCCGCCTGCCTGACTGGCCGGCCCAGGCGCTGGCCAGCCGCCCCGGCGACGACCAGCAGCGCATTGCCGAGATGTCGCGCGCCTACCGCGTCAACCTCACGGTGCTGGCCCTGGTGGCCTTGTTCACGGGGGCCTTCCTGGTGTTCTCGGTGCTTGCGCTCAGCGTGGCGCAGCGTGCGCCGCAGTTCGCACTGCTGGCCGTGCTGGGACTGACGCCGCGCCAGCGCCTGGGCCTGGTCCTGATCGAGTCGCTGCTGCTGGGCATCGCGGGAAGCGCTGCCGGCATCGCGCTGGGTGCGGGGCTGGCCTGGCTGGCACTGCATCTGCTGGGCGGCGACCTGGGCGGCGGCTACTTCGCGGGCGTGCAGCCGGCGCTGCAATGGAGCGCCGGTGCCGCGCTGACCTTCGGCCTGCTGGGGGTGGCCGCCACCGTCGCCGGTGGATGGTGGCCTGCGCGCCAGGCCATGGAGCTGCCACCGGCCGCCACGCTCAAGGGCCAGGGCGCGGGTGGCGAGCGCGCGGCGCGCGGGCTGCCGGCCCTGCTGCTGATCGCGGCCAGCGTGGCCCTGGCCTTTCTGCCGCCTGTGGGGGGTATCCCGCTGGCAGCCTATGCGGCCGTGGCCCTGCTGCTGCTGGGAGGCATGGCGGCCCTGCCCTGGCTGCTGGGCCAATGGCTGCGCCTGGTGCCCCGGTCCCTGCTGGGCCGCCCGCTGGCCCTGCTGCCCGTGGAGCGCGCGCGGCGCATGCGCCGCAGCACCACGGTGGCCGTGGGCGGCGTGGTGGCCAGCCTGAGCCTGGCCGTGGCGCTGACGGTGATGGTGGCCAGCTTCCGGGACAGCATGGTCGCCTGGCTGGACGCCGTGCTGCCGGCGCCGCTGTACCTGCGCATGGCCGGTGGCGCAGGCCGCGCCGACGCCGCGCAACTGCCCACTGACCTGGCTGCACGCATCGCCGCCCTGCCCGGTGTGCAGCGCGCCCAGCCCATGCGCAGCACCAGCCTGTGGCTCAACCCCGAGCGTCCGGCGGTGAGCCTGCTGCTGCGGCCGCTGCACGGCCCGCAGGGCCAGCAACTGCCCTGGGTGCAAGGGCCGGTGCCGGTGCCCCCGGGCGACACGGCGGTCTATGTCAGCGAGGCCGTGGCCCAGTTGTATGGCGTGCGGACGGGTCAGGCATGGCCGCTGCTGGCCCAGGCGCTGCAGGCCGACAGCGACCGCATCGTCGTCGCCGGCATCTGGCGCGACTATGTGCGCCAGTACGGCGCCATCGCCATGGACTGGGAGGACTACGGGGCCCTGGCAACGGAAGGTCCGACGACGCCGGGCCCCACCGAGATCGCCATCTGGCCCCTGCATGACGGCCCCGATGCCGTGCAGCAGCTGCGTCCGCGCATCGAGGCCCTGATGGCCGTTCCCGGCGCCGCCCGGGCGCTGGAATTCGCCAGCAGCGGCGCACTGCGCGAGCGGTCCCTGCGCATCTTCGACCGCAGCTTCGCCGTGACCTACTGGCTGCAGGCCGTGGCCATCGCCATCGGCCTGTTCGGCATCGCGGCCAGCTTCAGTGCCCAGGTGCTGGCGCGGCGCAAGGAGTTCGGTCTGCTGGCCCACCTGGGCCTGAGGCGGCGCGACATCCTCGCCGTGGTGGCCGGCGAGGGCATGGCCTGGACCCTGGCGGGCGCCATCGCGGGCACCCTGCTGGGCCTGGGCGTGGCCGTCATCCTCGTGCACGTGGTCAACCCGCAGAGCTTTCACTGGACCATGGAGCTGTCCCTTCCCTGGCCACGGCTGGCGGCCCTGGCGGCCAGCGTGGTCGCGGCCGGCACGCTGACCGCCTGGCTGGCCGGGCGGGCAGCGGCGGGGCGCAGCGCGGTGCTGGCGGTCAAGGAGGATTGGTAG
- a CDS encoding ABC transporter ATP-binding protein yields the protein MPGPIPDAAPLLEVQGLARRYRDEGGNDTAVFENVDCRVAGGEFVAIVGDSGVGKSTLLNCLAGLDEWQQGRVLHQGLDLSGLDEAGRALWRRSHVGFVFQAFHVLPHLDVWHNVCLPLMLLQRLDAQGRQRVERLLQAVGLQGLQTRLPWQLSGGQLQRVAIARALVHAPALLLADEPTGNLDPGTAAQIMDLLLHQTREHGAALVLVTHSMEAARRADRVLRLTAQGMRPA from the coding sequence ATGCCCGGCCCGATCCCTGATGCCGCGCCCCTGCTGGAGGTCCAGGGCCTGGCGCGACGCTACCGCGACGAGGGCGGCAACGACACCGCCGTCTTCGAGAACGTGGACTGCCGCGTGGCAGGCGGCGAGTTCGTGGCCATCGTGGGCGACTCTGGCGTGGGCAAGTCCACCCTGCTCAACTGCCTGGCGGGACTGGACGAATGGCAGCAGGGCCGCGTGCTGCACCAGGGGCTGGATCTGTCGGGACTCGACGAAGCCGGCCGCGCGCTGTGGCGGCGCAGCCATGTGGGCTTCGTGTTCCAGGCCTTCCATGTGCTGCCGCATCTGGATGTGTGGCACAACGTGTGCCTGCCTCTCATGCTGTTGCAGCGCCTCGATGCGCAGGGCCGCCAGCGCGTTGAACGGTTGCTGCAGGCCGTGGGACTGCAGGGGCTGCAGACACGCCTGCCCTGGCAGCTCAGCGGCGGCCAGTTGCAGCGCGTGGCCATCGCCCGAGCCCTGGTCCACGCACCGGCCCTGCTGCTGGCCGACGAACCCACGGGCAACCTGGACCCCGGCACGGCCGCCCAGATCATGGATCTGCTGCTGCACCAGACCCGCGAGCATGGGGCCGCCCTGGTCCTGGTCACGCACTCCATGGAAGCCGCGCGCCGCGCCGACCGCGTGCTGCGCCTGACGGCCCAGGGCATGCGGCCGGCCTGA
- the miaA gene encoding tRNA (adenosine(37)-N6)-dimethylallyltransferase MiaA — MSTVSPLPCLAIAGPTASGKTAAALALARLLAGHGQAVEIISVDSALVFRDMDIGTAKPTPEELATCPHHLIDIRDPLQAYSAAEFVQDAQRLVAAIRARGALPLLVGGTMLYFKALRDGIDDMPAADPAVRARLDAQAAQIGWPAMHALLAGVDPATAARLAPADSQRIQRALEVWQVSGRPLSSFHTGRSLDAQGLVAPGGFFSLEPRDRAWLHARIALRFDAMLEAGFVDEVRRLRARGDLHLDLPSMRCVGYRQAWESLDGLHPMESLRERGIAATRQLAKRQITWLRSMHERHAVDCDAPDAQQQLLAAALAVVDAAPGR, encoded by the coding sequence ATGTCCACCGTTTCCCCGCTTCCCTGCCTGGCCATCGCCGGCCCCACCGCCTCCGGCAAGACCGCCGCCGCCCTGGCCCTGGCCCGGCTGCTGGCCGGGCACGGCCAGGCGGTGGAGATCATCAGCGTGGATTCGGCCCTGGTGTTCCGGGACATGGACATCGGCACGGCCAAGCCCACGCCCGAGGAACTGGCCACCTGCCCCCATCACCTGATCGATATCCGCGATCCGCTGCAGGCCTACAGCGCGGCCGAGTTCGTGCAGGATGCGCAGCGGCTGGTGGCCGCCATCCGCGCGCGCGGCGCCCTGCCGCTGCTGGTGGGCGGCACCATGCTGTACTTCAAGGCCTTGCGCGATGGCATCGACGACATGCCTGCCGCCGACCCCGCCGTGCGCGCCCGGCTGGATGCCCAGGCCGCGCAGATCGGCTGGCCGGCCATGCATGCGCTGCTGGCCGGGGTCGATCCCGCCACGGCCGCGCGCCTGGCCCCCGCCGACAGCCAGCGCATACAGCGCGCGCTGGAGGTCTGGCAGGTGTCGGGCAGGCCGCTGTCCAGCTTTCACACAGGCCGCAGCCTGGACGCCCAGGGCCTGGTCGCGCCCGGCGGCTTTTTCTCGCTGGAGCCCCGGGACCGCGCCTGGCTGCATGCACGCATCGCGCTGCGCTTCGACGCCATGCTGGAGGCCGGATTCGTCGACGAGGTCCGGCGCCTGCGCGCGCGCGGCGATCTGCACCTGGACCTGCCTTCCATGCGCTGCGTGGGCTACCGCCAGGCCTGGGAATCGCTGGACGGGCTGCACCCCATGGAGTCGCTGCGCGAACGCGGCATCGCTGCCACACGCCAGCTGGCCAAGCGCCAGATCACCTGGCTGCGCAGCATGCATGAGCGCCACGCCGTGGACTGCGACGCGCCCGATGCCCAGCAGCAACTGCTGGCCGCCGCGCTGGCGGTGGTCGATGCGGCCCCCGGCCGTTGA
- a CDS encoding multidrug effflux MFS transporter, with amino-acid sequence MSPVLVVVLLGLLLGLQPLATDLYLPALPAIQTAFSTQVSQVQLTLTAFLLCFGCSQLAWGPLSDRFGRRPILLAGMAVYVLAALGSASAETMESLVAWRALQGASLGAGVMCARAMVRDLFAPHLGAQVMSKALTGLGVIAFLSPVSGSLLVDALGWRATMLAQALMGALALLLVALRFTETLARTNPTALQPLALARNWITILRHPGFQSYQLLTCCTYAGLFTNLAASSFTYIQVLGVSRTAYGLLMGSNALCYIAGTFLCRWLLRRMPVWRAVQIAGLASLLSATAIGIAALADARSLWAYALPFYVFQVAHGVHMPCGQSNAIAPFPQSAGTASALNGFTMMLMAFAMGHWLGLQLDGQSTRPMAFGIWFWGVCTALVAWVLVRRHGRAEGHR; translated from the coding sequence ATGTCCCCCGTCCTGGTCGTCGTCCTGCTCGGCCTGCTGCTGGGGTTGCAGCCGCTGGCCACCGACCTGTACCTGCCGGCCCTGCCCGCGATACAGACGGCGTTCTCCACCCAGGTCTCCCAGGTGCAGCTCACGCTGACGGCCTTCCTGCTGTGCTTCGGCTGCTCGCAGCTGGCCTGGGGGCCCTTGTCCGACCGCTTCGGGCGCCGCCCCATCCTGCTGGCGGGCATGGCCGTCTACGTGCTGGCCGCCCTGGGCAGCGCCAGCGCCGAGACCATGGAATCGCTGGTCGCCTGGCGCGCCCTGCAAGGTGCCTCGCTGGGAGCGGGCGTGATGTGCGCACGCGCCATGGTGCGCGACCTGTTCGCGCCCCACCTGGGCGCCCAGGTCATGTCCAAGGCGCTCACGGGGCTGGGCGTGATCGCCTTCCTGAGTCCCGTCAGCGGCAGCCTGCTGGTGGACGCGCTGGGCTGGCGCGCGACCATGCTGGCCCAGGCCCTGATGGGCGCGCTGGCCCTGCTGCTGGTGGCGCTGCGCTTCACCGAGACGCTGGCGCGCACCAATCCCACGGCGCTGCAGCCGCTGGCCCTGGCGCGCAACTGGATCACCATCCTGCGCCACCCCGGATTCCAGTCCTACCAGTTGCTGACCTGCTGCACCTATGCGGGCCTGTTCACCAATCTGGCCGCCTCCTCCTTCACCTACATCCAGGTGCTGGGCGTCAGCCGCACGGCCTATGGCCTGCTGATGGGCAGCAATGCGCTGTGCTACATCGCGGGCACCTTCCTGTGCCGCTGGCTGCTGCGGCGCATGCCCGTATGGCGGGCCGTGCAGATCGCGGGCCTGGCCAGCCTGCTGTCGGCCACGGCCATAGGCATCGCGGCGCTGGCCGATGCGCGCAGCCTCTGGGCCTATGCCCTGCCCTTCTACGTCTTTCAGGTCGCCCACGGCGTGCACATGCCCTGCGGGCAGAGCAATGCCATCGCCCCCTTCCCGCAGTCGGCCGGCACGGCTTCGGCGCTCAATGGCTTCACCATGATGCTGATGGCCTTCGCCATGGGACACTGGCTGGGCCTGCAGTTGGACGGCCAGTCCACCCGGCCCATGGCCTTCGGCATCTGGTTCTGGGGCGTGTGCACGGCCCTGGTCGCCTGGGTGCTGGTGCGCCGCCACGGCCGGGCCGAAGGCCACCGCTGA
- a CDS encoding sulfurtransferase — protein sequence MATLTAFSSLPATLRQGACTLLYGVALIGGAVHASTPIPEGPLVSTEWLAANLNRPDVRIVEVSVNPGLYERSHVPGAVNFSWHNDLNDKLRRDIVGKEQFEKLLSQAGVKDGTTVVLYGDTNNWFAAWGAWVFDIYGVQGVKLLDGGRKKWEAESRPLNNRAPEYAATTYRVGKVNTALRARLTDALASAEGRSDARLIDIRSADEYQGKIFAPAGVPELAIRAGHIPGAVNVPWGQAVREDGSFKSADELRKLYAGVGIDGSKPVITYCRIGERSSHTWFALSKILGYQVRNYDGSWTEYGNSVGVPINNPAGTVWAAK from the coding sequence ATGGCAACGCTGACCGCTTTTTCCTCCCTCCCCGCCACCCTGCGCCAGGGCGCGTGCACCCTGCTGTACGGCGTGGCCCTGATCGGCGGCGCGGTCCATGCCAGCACGCCGATTCCCGAGGGACCGCTGGTCAGCACCGAATGGCTGGCCGCCAACCTCAACCGGCCGGATGTGCGCATCGTGGAGGTCAGCGTCAACCCCGGCCTCTACGAGCGCTCCCATGTGCCGGGTGCCGTCAACTTCTCGTGGCACAACGACCTCAACGACAAGCTGCGCCGCGACATCGTGGGCAAGGAACAGTTCGAGAAGCTGCTGTCCCAGGCCGGCGTGAAGGACGGCACCACGGTGGTTCTCTATGGCGACACCAACAACTGGTTCGCGGCCTGGGGCGCCTGGGTCTTCGACATCTATGGCGTGCAGGGCGTCAAGCTGCTGGATGGCGGCCGCAAGAAATGGGAGGCCGAGAGCCGCCCGCTCAACAACCGTGCGCCCGAATATGCGGCCACCACCTACCGCGTGGGCAAGGTCAACACCGCGCTGCGTGCCCGCCTGACCGATGCCCTGGCCTCGGCCGAAGGCCGCAGCGATGCCAGGCTCATCGACATCCGATCGGCCGACGAGTACCAGGGCAAGATCTTCGCGCCGGCCGGCGTGCCCGAACTGGCCATCCGTGCCGGGCATATCCCGGGTGCCGTCAACGTGCCCTGGGGCCAGGCCGTGCGCGAGGACGGCAGCTTCAAATCGGCGGATGAACTCAGAAAGCTCTACGCCGGCGTGGGCATCGACGGCAGCAAGCCCGTGATCACCTACTGCCGAATCGGCGAGCGCTCCAGCCATACCTGGTTCGCGCTGTCCAAGATCCTTGGCTACCAGGTGCGCAACTACGACGGCTCCTGGACCGAGTACGGGAACTCCGTGGGCGTGCCCATCAACAATCCGGCAGGCACGGTCTGGGCCGCCAAGTGA